The following are encoded together in the Streptomyces sp. NBC_00341 genome:
- a CDS encoding DUF6507 family protein — protein MTGWDIKPDGVRGVLSKTAEAAGGFEAEFTAYGDGVVGAASSAGTMVLGGSEIPEGGAFGPVAQALQEFQERTLDDVKFLPVRTGKSLTGARLATEEYLKGDLEMAKNKQQQYSKAPTPEELKGPEK, from the coding sequence ATGACGGGGTGGGACATCAAGCCGGACGGTGTTCGTGGCGTACTGAGCAAGACCGCCGAGGCCGCTGGTGGATTCGAGGCGGAGTTCACCGCTTACGGTGACGGCGTCGTGGGTGCCGCGTCGTCGGCAGGCACGATGGTTCTGGGTGGGAGCGAGATTCCCGAGGGGGGTGCGTTCGGTCCGGTGGCTCAGGCGTTGCAGGAGTTCCAGGAGCGCACCCTGGACGATGTGAAGTTCCTTCCCGTCCGGACGGGGAAGTCCCTCACCGGGGCGCGCCTGGCCACCGAGGAGTACCTCAAGGGCGACCTGGAGATGGCGAAGAACAAGCAGCAGCAGTACTCCAAGGCGCCGACTCCGGAAGAGCTGAAGGGCCCCGAGAAGTGA
- a CDS encoding cold-shock protein — protein sequence MPTGKVKWFNSEKGFGFLSRDDGSDVFVHSSVLPTGVDALKPGQRVEFGVVAGQRGDQALSVAILDPTPSVAAAQRRKPDELASIVQDLTTVLENITPMLERGRYPDKAAGAKIAGLLRAVADQLDV from the coding sequence TTGCCGACTGGCAAGGTCAAGTGGTTCAACAGCGAGAAGGGCTTCGGCTTCCTCTCCCGCGACGACGGCAGTGACGTCTTCGTGCACTCGTCGGTGCTCCCCACCGGAGTCGACGCCCTCAAGCCCGGTCAGCGCGTCGAATTCGGCGTGGTCGCCGGGCAGCGTGGTGACCAGGCGCTTTCCGTGGCCATCCTCGACCCCACCCCGTCCGTCGCGGCCGCCCAGCGCCGCAAGCCGGACGAGCTGGCGTCGATCGTGCAGGACCTGACGACCGTGCTGGAGAACATCACGCCGATGCTGGAGCGCGGCCGCTACCCCGACAAGGCGGCCGGAGCGAAGATCGCCGGACTGCTGCGGGCGGTCGCGGACCAGCTCGACGTGTGA
- a CDS encoding 1,4-dihydroxy-6-naphthoate synthase: MTATTPDPLRIAFSPCPNDTFVFDAWAHGRVPDAPALDVTFADIDITNGMAERGELDVLKVSYAVLPWVLEEYALLPCGGALGRGCGPLVLTREPGTDLTGKTVAVPSERSTAYLLFRLWAAEAVPGGVGEIVVMPFDEIMPAVRDGKVDAGLVIHEARFTYQNYGLHNLADMGRHWEDTTGLPIPLGAIIAKRSLGAETLKLLAESVRASVRMAWDDPQASRPYVQEHAQEMDPAVADQHIGLYVNEFTADLGEDGYAAIRGLLTRAAAEGLVPPLGPDALSYC, translated from the coding sequence ATGACCGCGACCACTCCTGACCCGCTGCGCATCGCCTTCTCGCCGTGCCCGAACGACACGTTCGTCTTCGACGCCTGGGCACACGGCAGGGTCCCGGACGCGCCCGCCCTCGATGTCACCTTCGCGGACATCGACATCACCAACGGCATGGCGGAGCGCGGTGAGCTGGACGTCCTGAAGGTCTCGTACGCGGTGCTGCCCTGGGTCCTGGAGGAGTACGCGCTGCTGCCGTGCGGCGGCGCGCTGGGACGGGGCTGCGGGCCGCTCGTCCTGACACGGGAGCCGGGCACGGACCTGACGGGGAAGACCGTCGCCGTACCGAGCGAGCGCTCCACCGCGTATCTGCTGTTCCGGCTCTGGGCCGCGGAGGCGGTGCCGGGCGGCGTGGGCGAGATCGTCGTCATGCCATTCGACGAGATCATGCCGGCGGTACGGGACGGCAAGGTCGACGCCGGTCTCGTCATCCACGAGGCGCGCTTCACGTACCAGAACTACGGTCTGCACAACCTGGCCGACATGGGCCGCCACTGGGAGGACACGACCGGCCTGCCGATCCCGCTCGGCGCGATCATCGCGAAGCGCTCGCTGGGCGCGGAGACGCTGAAGCTGCTCGCGGAGTCGGTGCGCGCGTCGGTGCGGATGGCGTGGGACGACCCGCAGGCCTCGCGCCCGTACGTCCAGGAACACGCCCAGGAGATGGACCCGGCCGTCGCCGACCAGCACATCGGCCTGTACGTGAACGAGTTCACCGCGGACCTCGGTGAGGACGGCTACGCGGCGATCCGCGGCCTGCTGACCCGCGCCGCGGCCGAGGGGCTGGTACCGCCCCTCGGACCGGACGCGCTGTCCTATTGCTGA